From the Erythrolamprus reginae isolate rEryReg1 chromosome Z, rEryReg1.hap1, whole genome shotgun sequence genome, one window contains:
- the ELP6 gene encoding elongator complex protein 6 codes for MFVALNELLGASVEQPEPNKCILLCATKTDGSFLVHHFLSFYLKARCKVCFLALVQSFSHYNSVAQKLGVNLLTAKEHNQLVFFEGLKSASQVLFSDGQKSEDPNPFQFVSGDGSDLQQLFHFVRTSFLSPSAGGHQWKFPVLIIDDLGVLLSLGVQLTDVLNFVHYCRATINVELKGNLVFMTQSSEDSEDEENDVLVKALRHQANSILWAEGLASGYCKEVHGQLTILENDSGESGGAKDPQRVYQYQIQDKNVAFFARGTSAAVL; via the exons AACAAATGTATCCTGCTTTGTGCCACAAAGACGGACGGCAGTTTTCTCGTGCACCATTTTCTCTCCTTCTACCTCAAAG CCCGCTGCAAAGTCTGTTTTCTGGCCCTTGTGCAATCCTTCAGCCATTACAACTCCGTGGCCCAAAAGCTG ggAGTCAATCTCCTTACAGCCAAGGAACACAATCAGTTGGTGTTCTTTGAGGGATTGAAATCAGCAAGCCAGGTTTTGTTCAGTGATGGACAGAAATCTGAGGACCCCAATCCTTTCCAATTTGTCAG CGGAGACGGGTCGGATCTACAACAACTCTTCCATTTTGTCCGGACGTCCTTTCTGTCTCCTTCTGCCGGGGGACATCAGTGGAAGTTCCCCGTTCTGATTATTGACGATCTCGGTGTCCTATTAAGCCTCGGGGTGCAGCTGACGGACGTCCTGAATTTTGTCCACTACTGCCGGGCGACCATCAACGTCGAACTGAAG GGGAACTTGGTTTTCATGACGCAGAGCAGCGAGGATTCAGAGGACGAGGAGAATGATGTTTTGGTGAAGGCGCTTCGACACCAGGCCAACAGCATCCTGTGGGCCGAAGGTCTGGCCAGCGGCTACTGCAAGGAAGTCCACGGACAG CTGACCATCCTGGAAAACGATTCGGGGGAATCCGGTGGTGCGAAGGACCCCCAGCGGGTTTACCAGTATCAGATCCAGGATAAGAACGTCGCTTTCTTCGCCCGAGGGACATCGGCAGCGGTGTTGTAG